ATATTTGCAAATATGGAATTCTACGAATTATTGATGTTTGTTTATGCAGATCCTCTCCATTGTATGTTCACAAGATTGAGGTGTCTGAGCTGATAAAAAACTAATCGAGGTCGtctatctcatatcagaaccgaGGTAGGATGATCCTGACAACGCCTTTGATTAGGATCTATCCTACAGTGGCAGCCTCCTTAATTGGGTTGAGATCGAAGATgacttaaaacatcaaatataacTATTTCTAGCTGGTTCAGGTTCCAGAGAGATGCCTTATCCTGACAGAGCATGATGTGtcgagagttttttttttatttgtatttattgttaaaatatttatttcctaTAGCGTCCATCTCCAGGAAGTAAAGAAGACTTAGTTTTCCTGTGGCCCATGCGTTGTATTTGGAGCCGATTGAGCAGATTGGAGAAACACAGTCAGCATCATCGCATGCTTCCATCCTTTGCACGCTGATGCCTCTTCTGACGTAAACGATGATGCGTTTGCGGTTTCAGCGCTAAGATACTGGGCTCCTCCTCTTATAGAGTAGCCGTCTCTACTCAATTATTGCGACATTGAAACGACTGCTACTCTTTTAACTTTTGTCTTAAGGTgtgtgattctctctctctctctctctctctctctctctcttcgcgtAGCTCACAGCAGTTCGTGAACCACCTGTTCTTTATATCCATACATtactttattctttaattcttatctGCAGCACATAATTCTGAGCGCTAATGAAAGATTTACAGCGCTCACTCTCTTTTTATCGCCAAAGCATCATCTCTACCATTACACCGATCTGTTTCTTTGTTTTTGGTCCGAGCACAAGATTCGGAGCTCAGAGGTACGAGACATGTTAGACCATAATCGAATATGAAATCATGAAGGAGATGGTGTACTCCCGCAAGTAAAGAACAAGTGCACAGAGGAGAGGGGAGAAAGCATCCGGTGCTTGGAATTCTCCAGAAGAGGGCTATCGACTGACCTCCCATCCCCACTACTTTTATTGGATCTTTTACCTTCCGTTCGATCGTGAGTCAACGTGTCGAACCCGAACGGCTCCACTTGCCGTAATGATGACGGAGACCACTATGAAgagcctcctcgtcctcctccttctccccttCCTTCCCTTTCGCCGTTCCTCGCGTTCCATGTTGTCGCACCTGCGTCCGCGGTAACTTCTGGCAGACTCGGCTCTCGGCTTTCCCATTCTAAAAGCTTCCCCGTCCCTTTCCCCTAAAGTTAACCAAATCCAACCCCTCAAGAAATTGGATTTATTATATGCGAGATATGATGTGAAACCCTAGCGACCGCGTCGGTGTTCGATCTCTTTCCGGAAGCAAAGGGATCGGATCCGGAGCGCGGGATGATCGTCTGCTGCCGGTCGTCGACGGCCGTGTCCCACCTTCCCCGACGCCGGCTTCAATAATAACCACCAACTGCAGCAGAACGGCGGCGGCCACCGCGAGAGGATGACGATTCTAGGAAGCGAGTTCAAGTCTGTCGGCAGGATCGAAGAGAGGTATGTGCTCGCCCGCGAGCTCGGCCGTGGGGATTTCGGCGTCACCTACCTTTGTATCGATCGGAACACCAGGGAGCTCTTCGCGTGCAAGTCGATCTCCAAGCGGAAGCTGCGGACGGCGGTGGACGTGGAGGACGTGCGGCGGGAGGTGGCCATAATGCGGCACGTGCCGAAGAGCcccagcatcgttagcctcagggAGGCATGCGAGGACGACCGCGCCGTGCATTTGGTGATGGAGCTCTGTGAGGGCGGGGAGCTCTTCGATCGCATTGTGGCCAAGGGGCACTACTCGGAGCGTGCCGCTGCTGCCATCATGAGGACGATCGTTGAGGTTGTGCAGCTGTGCCACCGACACGGGGTCATCCATCGCGACCTCAAGCCGGAGAACTTTTTGTTCGTGGACAAGAAGGATAACTCACCGTTGAAGGCGATTGACTTCGGGTTGTCTATATTCTTCGAGCCTGGTGGGTCTATTTCTCTGCTCTATCTGTCTGTTTATGATGAAATTGCAAGTTGTTTGTGGTTAACTGTGATGATATACTTGCCAAACACATATTTCTGGACCTTGTCGTCGCTGCTGAGTTCTGCTAAACGTCTGATTCTGTTTAGGAATTTATCAGTGCTAAGTTGTTTCATAAACTGGAATTTCCATGCTCCTACTAGGAATCTATATAGCTGTACTGAATTTGGTATTTTTAAGCTCCCAGGCTATTGCATTGGTGTTGCTAGATGTCGTACATCATGGCATGGTAAatctatagctaatggaaagaacgtTCAAAATGTCCAAGCTACAATACGCAGTTATATAATTGTGTATTGACTTATTCAGTTATGTTTTGTTGATTAGTCCGGTTAAGAGGCATCTCTGATGGCATTACTATCATGAAATGCCTTTTCTATAAAATGCCATCTTTTTTGTTTTTAGGTCTTTTGTGCTGATTTGGGTTCAATGAGCCACCTATTGCACATTTCCATAACAATCTAATTGACTTTTTTGTATTATCCTTTGATGTTGCAGATTGTTGCCTTCTCAGTCGCACTTATCACTCCCAATAATTCCTTGTTTTATCATGGTCTACTCTCCTTTTCAGGTTTTCTGTTGCTATGATTTTGAACACAGTTTTGCAGCCTTTGTCCTTAACTTTTTTCTTTTAGTTGCTAGTTGTGATTGTGTGCTACAAGAGCCCAAACTGACTACTCTATGAAGCACTCCTACAATAACTTTGATTTGACTAGTCGGAGGAATTTGACTTCCAGTCCTAAAATTGGCACTTGAAAAATCCAAACTTACTTCTTTGgcccttttttctttttgagGTTTGGCATAACTTATTGAGAGCCCCACCTGTTGTGGATATAATGTACACTTAAATTTAGAGAATAAAGAAAAGTATATTAATTGAAAAGTCAGCTATTTAGTTTCATTTTCAGAGGGTGGATTGGGCTTTCTTTGCAATCTATTACTCCTCATGACAAAGAGATACATTTGGAAATGAATCAAATTTGTTTCTTGGGTATGAAAGTACTAGCGTGGATTGAAGAAGTTATTGAAAAATGAAGATGAGCATGGTTTTGTTGAGGAGCAGGCTTAACCACCTAAGACTTCTTGGATACCTTTATAAGCTCAAATGAGAGGGTTAGTTGTATACCTGTGAAAGATTATGAGTGTAGGTGTGTAGGTTATCTCCTGATGTCGGTGGTCACATTCGAGAGGAATGACCAGCCCGACTTGGTCTGAGCCTGACTTGCACAAGGAAAAACCAACATTGTCTTTGAGTATCGAGTGCTCCTGATGTGATACCAAGTTGCTGTAGGCCTCTTTCCTGCACGAAGACTGATGTCGGGAGGGTTTTTTGATACATCCCTTGGACTTCCACGTTAATAATCTCGAGGTGGATAGGGGAAGGATGAGAGAGGATCAGACCTGTAAAATTGTGCTCTTGCCTCCATTTTATAGTCGGCATCTTCAGTAACCGTGAGTGGCCTCTATTTGTGGCTAGTGTGGCAGATTTGTTGGGGTGAGACTTTGTCTCTTTCAGTGATGTGACATAGGTGGATGGTGTATGAGTGTAAAAAGCACAATGGCTGGGCGATCGACAATTCATCATATAATTCATCTCCATTTGTCTGAATGATGGTTCTATTAGGTAATAAATTATATTGATGTGCCTAATAGCCATTATTTTCCAGAGTACTCTATATATGCTAATACTACTAAGCTTTATATCTATCACTCTGATTAATGCTGTTGATTCTTGTTAAAAATTATAACTTTATTTGTCATCAGATAGTTGTTCCATCTGGAGCTGAGAGTTCATAGATTGCTAAAAGCATGAAGTCTTTTTATGTACGGTTTTCTAACAAATTCTTACATGTTTCCTTCTCATTTTAATTTAATGCAATGGGTAGTTTGTATTGTTTCTCTTTGTCCATTCCAGGTGAAAAGTTTTCTGAGATAGTTGGAAGCCCATATTACATGGCTCCTGAAGTTCTAAAGCGGAGTTATGGACCAGAAATCGATATATGGAGTGCTGGAGTTATTCTCTACATCCTCCTATGTGGAGTTCCTCCATTTTGGGCTGGTAAGCTCCTTAATAATGAATCCGTCCGATGTTACTGAATATTTTTAATACTTCATTCTGTAATATAAAATCTACTATTTATAAGTAAATTTTGCTTGTACCTTATTAATTCTGCATATAAATTTTCTTTCTAATTAGAAATATAACGTTTGAATTGTAGAAACTGAACAAGGTGTTGCACAAGCCATTCTTCGGGGAGTTATAGATTTTGAATGTCAACCATGGCCTAGTGTTTCAGAAAGTGCTAAGAATTTGGTTCAACAGATGTTGGAACCTGACCCCAAGTTACGATTAACTGCAAAGCAAGTTCTTGGTATGGTACATTGTGTTTTCTTGCTTACGCATTAATAAAGTCATTATCCAGTTAGTACAAGGTTTTATAAAATTTTGCTTCCACAATTATCAAGATAATTTGTTAGATTCTTCTATCTGTTTTATTGCATTGGCTTTTGATTGCTTATATTATCTAGAAGGAATATGTGATGTCATTGGTATTGACAAATTTGAGATCATAGGAATTAACTGGaatgattttctttttctgtattttgaaatcctgatcttgtattGTACATACAAGGACTGCCCCTCTGCAAAAATTTTGTTTTCATCCAGATTATGTTGAATTTGTTCTTAGATGTTTATTTCTTCTTGCAGAACATCCTTGGATTCAAAACACTAAGAAAGCTCCAAATATACCTCTTGGTAATGTTGTCAAGTCAAGGCTCAAACAGTTTTCAAGGATGAATGGATTCAAAAGAAGAGCTTTGATGGTTCGATGCACTATATTAATCTTGGTTAACTATTCCAAATGTTTTTGGAAACCCGAGtgtatattaattttgattgaCTTTTGATTAGGTTATTGCTGATCACTTGTCCATCGAAGAAGCTGAGGATATTAAAGAGATGTTTAGGATGATGGACACTGATAATGATGGCATCATTTCCCATGATGAGCTTAAAGCTGGGCTTCCTAAGTTTGATTCGCACCTTGTGGAGTCTGAAATGCAGATGCTTATTGAAGCTGTAAGTCTATTTCACATATCTATGAGATCTTACAATCTTCATGTATTTTATGGGCAAAGTTAAGTATGAAAGACCTCTTTGGAAAATTGTATTTGATTTGATAAGATGGTGCAGCACCACAACCTTATGTCTAGGCTTGAAATTTGTATTTTGGGATGTCTAGGCTGAACGCGTTGTGTTCTAATCAATTTCCATCAAAATGCTCAAAACTTAACTTGTAACTATTTATTGTTTAGACAAAAGGACCATAGTTATAAGCATTTCATCCATTAACTGTGTTCTACTGACTTGCTTAACTCAAAGCATAAACTCTGGGTGTCCTGTGGTTATTAGGAACCCTCGAGGAGATATTTCTGAGCTTCTTGAGCTTGGCTTGATTACAGTTTGGGACTGGCTTAAGTGCCCTGGTGAACCCATCCGTCAAGCTTGGCTTAGTTCTATCTTATGATCAGCAATGAAGTTTCAGATCATGGAGGAAcatcttttctctttcttctttaggAAAATTGTTTGAAATTGATAAGTTTCCACCATTAATCTTTGTTTTCTGTGTAGGTTTGTTTtgcaagaaaattttcttttagatTAATTGTTAATACAAGTATACAGAACCAGAACCTAGGAagaatttttggaaaaaaaatttatttgttaATTTCCAGAAAATTATGATCTAGGAGGTT
Above is a genomic segment from Musa acuminata AAA Group cultivar baxijiao chromosome BXJ3-4, Cavendish_Baxijiao_AAA, whole genome shotgun sequence containing:
- the LOC135636109 gene encoding calcium-dependent protein kinase 3-like isoform X1; protein product: MTILGSEFKSVGRIEERYVLARELGRGDFGVTYLCIDRNTRELFACKSISKRKLRTAVDVEDVRREVAIMRHVPKSPSIVSLREACEDDRAVHLVMELCEGGELFDRIVAKGHYSERAAAAIMRTIVEVVQLCHRHGVIHRDLKPENFLFVDKKDNSPLKAIDFGLSIFFEPGEKFSEIVGSPYYMAPEVLKRSYGPEIDIWSAGVILYILLCGVPPFWAETEQGVAQAILRGVIDFECQPWPSVSESAKNLVQQMLEPDPKLRLTAKQVLEHPWIQNTKKAPNIPLGNVVKSRLKQFSRMNGFKRRALMVIADHLSIEEAEDIKEMFRMMDTDNDGIISHDELKAGLPKFDSHLVESEMQMLIEAIDTKGKGTLDYGDFVAVSLHLQRMTNDEHLRRAFSYFDKDGNGFIESEELRDALEEDGAPDSTGLANDILYEVDTDKDGRISYDEFVVIMKTGADWRKASWHHSRGSFNSSLKCQTNDGWILKFEQ
- the LOC135636109 gene encoding calcium-dependent protein kinase 3-like isoform X2, whose amino-acid sequence is MTILGSEFKSVGRIEERELFACKSISKRKLRTAVDVEDVRREVAIMRHVPKSPSIVSLREACEDDRAVHLVMELCEGGELFDRIVAKGHYSERAAAAIMRTIVEVVQLCHRHGVIHRDLKPENFLFVDKKDNSPLKAIDFGLSIFFEPGEKFSEIVGSPYYMAPEVLKRSYGPEIDIWSAGVILYILLCGVPPFWAETEQGVAQAILRGVIDFECQPWPSVSESAKNLVQQMLEPDPKLRLTAKQVLEHPWIQNTKKAPNIPLGNVVKSRLKQFSRMNGFKRRALMVIADHLSIEEAEDIKEMFRMMDTDNDGIISHDELKAGLPKFDSHLVESEMQMLIEAIDTKGKGTLDYGDFVAVSLHLQRMTNDEHLRRAFSYFDKDGNGFIESEELRDALEEDGAPDSTGLANDILYEVDTDKDGRISYDEFVVIMKTGADWRKASWHHSRGSFNSSLKCQTNDGWILKFEQ